Sequence from the Mycteria americana isolate JAX WOST 10 ecotype Jacksonville Zoo and Gardens chromosome 5, USCA_MyAme_1.0, whole genome shotgun sequence genome:
GTACTAAACCAGTAACAAAATCTATTTTCCAGATGAGCAGCTCTAACGGTAACAAGTTCTAATTTCCAGATGAGCAGCTTTTACACTAGACACTCATGACTAGTGTCTGTTATTGTACAAtaatgtataaatgtataaaaatacatttttaccttttttttttacagaagcaaaaagtCATTGCATTTTTTCTGGACTTACTTTTATCTagtaaaagaaatgctttcttgGATTGTTTTGACAAAAATTTAAGCTTCGTAAAAGTACAGAGtttaaaaatgacaacagaaagaATAACTGAATTCATTGGCAGAATTTCCCAGCATTTCCATAAAGAATGGCACAACTTTCTTTGCACACATACATTTGGGGTAAAATTCTGGATCTGGAGCTTTAAatgctagaaaaaaaacagaaacaactcACAAACATGTGTTATCAGCAGTTTCAATCTTCTTTTTCCCGTACTGAGGCTCCAAAtacatattatttattattataatctCATTTCCGGCCAAGTGAGTTTTcaatttttctatttaattagACCAAGGCAGCTTTCCAAGAGACTGCTGCGTTAGTTTTATCCTCCTGCAGTGTGGCAGCGAGTGGCCCTTTACAGCTTCGTAACTGTGTACCTACAGGGGCTGTAAGTGACGTCTTTTATTGGACCAACCGGTATTCTTAGAAAACAGATTCTGGGTGCAGAGTGATTTTGGGTGCAGAGGGCTTCTGCTTCAGCCTAAGCTTGGCGAGAGCCCCGGTGCAAATTTCAGCGTGACACTACTAATTTAGCCGCGCCCCTTGAAAGCATTCACCAGAGCTTCACCAAGAGTCATCTGGGCACCCTAGCACCCCTTTCCCAAATCTAACCACCGTGAGGGCCGTAGGTCTTTTAACTTTTATACACCTCAACGCCAAAGCGTTCTTCCTTTCTCCACGTCAAACAGCGGCAACCTACACCCTCACACTGAACACGCCTAAAAAAATCCCCCTACCTCCATTTCTCTCCCCAAGCAAAAGTCTCCGCGGCTCCTCCCCGTGCCCCGCCGCTCGGGAGGGGATCCCGCGGCTCCCTTCGCGAAGCCGGCACCGATAACACTGAGCAGAAACACCCGTAGAAACACTTATTGCTTCCTCAATATCCACCCTCGGTTGTTACTCCATCGAGACAGCGCGTCCTTCTGCCCGCCccagccggcagcgccgcgggaAGTAACGGAAACGCCGCCGACCTCGGCTTTCGAGGGTCTCACGCCGCTCCCTGACGCCTCCCCGGCGTGGCACCCCAGCGGAGCTCCCTCCCGGGGCGCCGGGAACAGGCACGGGCCGGGGGGGAGGCGGCTCACCCAGCCTCGGAGCGGCTCTCCACCCGCTCCTCTGCCGCGCCCGGCAGGACGGCGGCAGCCCCGAACGGGcctccggcagcccccgcgcccccgatCCCGGCGCCGTTCGCGCGGGCCGGCGGGAAGGGGCGCGGTTTCCATGGCAGCGCGGCGCTGTCACACacctcccccggcccccgccgccgcgcgcgcTCACCGGTCGCTCGGAGCGCTGGCGGCGCCACATCTCGCCGGTCCTGCGTGTCACGTCAGCGCGCCCGCGTGACGCGCCCGTCGCGTGCGTTGCGCGTCGCGGGACGGCGCCGTCCGGTTTCCATGGGAACAGGCCGCCGCGCGCTCCTGGCTTCGgctgcggcgggcgcgggggggtccCGAGGCAGGCGGCGCGCCAGGCGGACAGGCGACGCGGCGGCCGGTAACCGAGGCAACGGGGCGGGGCCTCCGCCGTAGCGGGCGGGGCGGGTTGCCGTGgagacgcggcggcggcggggtcatGGCGGGCGGGCGTCGGTCGCTGTGCCGCAGCGGCAGCTCCCGcaggctggcggcggcggggcaggcggcccGGGTGTCTGAGGAGAAGCGGGACGGGGCCGCCGCGGCGCTATGGGAGGCTCAGCTGGTGGGAGGCTCCCGGGTCGAGTACCGCGAAGCCACCCGCCGGCTGGCCGGGAGCAACGCGGAGCTGCTGCggcggcagcaggctgcagagaggaaggCGGCGGCCGTGACGACCTTCCTCGCGAAGCAAGGCCAGGAGAAGGCGGAGGAGGTGTGCGCGCAGCCGGGCAGGGCCCTCTTCCCCCCCGGCCTCCCCATACAGCTTCCCGGTGTGCAGCCGTCTGTAGCAAAACGCCTAACGGCAGGTCCTGCCCCCGCACCGCGACGGACGCCGGCGGGACGGCGTTACTTCCCTGCAGCCAGTGCCCGTCCCGCCCCGGCGGCAGGCAGCCGTGCGGAGGGCCTGCCGGGCCGGGGGAACGTGAGGCAGCGGTGCGCCCTTGCGGCGGGAAGGCTCTTCGCGGGCTGGGCTGCGAGGGGGAGGCCTTgcccccagtgccctcccggcCTGGGACCTGCTCCCTCACACAGGAATGCGGCGTCCGGTTTTGCTCCCCATCAGTACAAGGGAGAGAGCAAAATGAGGGGCATCGAAATGGTCGGGGGCTTCAGCACGTGATGTACACGAAGAGGCTGCAGTGTTTGTTCAGCTTGAAaaaagagaaggctaaggggGAATCCGCCGGCTTTAGCTACCTGGAGAAGGTTTTAGAGAAAATAGAGCCAGACTCTACTCAGaacacaatgaagaaaaagaagcccTACACCGTAGCTTCTGTTTCCTCTATCGCAGATTATTTCACTTTAGTCCTACTCCTACTTTTCTAAATCCAAGTACCAAGCAAAACCTTTTTTCAGttagaaaaagaaactgaaaatggaaactaaaattaaattattttaacatccTACTTATTGAATAAGAAGATACAAATCTCTGATCCCCAGGAAATTGGTGAGGTCAAATGGTAGGAGACAATTTTCTTGCTCACATCCCACCATCTTCTTTCAGCCTATCCAGTATAGAAGATCTTACTCAGACCTTTTTCCAGCTGCCTGTTTTTCTCTCGgtatctgtctttttttctccttttctaaacTGCTTCTCTAACACTGCACCTCTGTTCAAAATAGTAAGGAAGAAAACCCTCTGTCCATATAGTTTTAATTCTTCAGTAGAGTCACAGATCTGTTTGTATCTAGTACATGTGGGTTTTTTATAGTTTAAGCTTACATTATTTCCTATGCTCAACACAAATCAAACGGTTTTAAATGTGGTTTAATTGACCAGAACACTGCAAATGAGGGACCTTTCTCCTCTTTCTATGTCTTCTCTTCAAATTTAATTACAAGAAGAACACAGCAAGGATACTTCTCCCCCACAGTTACTGTttcttgatttctcttttcacagaTTGAGAAACTGAAGCAGGAGCTGATTGATCTGAAACAGCAAGCgcaagaagagaagcagcagctggtaaATTAACTTTTCTCTTTGTCCTCAGAACAGTGGGATCTTCTGAGCAGGTTGAAAAGTAGTTTAGTATGAGGAACAAGCTAGGGCAGTTAACTGTTACAGGTTTTGATGCAAAAATACTGCATGAAGAAAGAACTTGAAAAAACCAATGGTGATGTGGGACACAGCCCATGACTCTCTGGTATTATTTCAGATAGTAGTAGGAATATTTTATAGCATCTGAAATAGTATTAGGAACCAGCTGGGTAACGGcgaggccagaggcacagcaaaaacatgtttcatttttactgaCATAAACAATAACTACTTTGGATTCTTTTATAGTTCTCCTTCATTCGTTCCTGTTGAACCAAGAATTCTTAAAAAGAGCTGAGAAAGTTATTATTTGTTAATCTGACTTCAATAAGAAACACGGAACTGTGCTCATCTGCACTTTAAGACAGTTATCTCCCATCAAGCAGACTCCACAAGGAACTTTCTCTCACCTTCAGATAGGAACTTTTCTCTCACCCTCTATAGAGAGCAGAAAAGGCTATAGATGaagggtgtggtgggttgaccctggctggacaccaggtgcccaccaaagctgctctatcactcccctcctcagccggacaggggaaagaaaatatgacaaaaggcttatgggttgagataaggacagggagagatcattcaccaattactgtcatgggcaaaacagacctgACTTGgggaagttaatttaatttattgccaattagaagtcagagtagggtaatgagaaaaagaccaaatcttaaaacaccttccccccacacctcccttcttcccaagctcaacttcacgcctgatttctctacctcctccccccgagtggcACAGAGGGACGGGGAacgggggttgcagtcagttcatcacgcgttgtctctgccgctccttcctcctcatggggaggactcctcacacccttcccctgctccagcgtgggggccctcccatgggagacagtcctccatgaacttctccaacatgagtccttcccgcgggctgcagttcttcacgaactgctctagcatgggtcctttccacggagtgcagtccttcagaaacaaactgctccagcatgggtcctcacacttgtggggtcacaagtcctgccagcaaacctgctccagcgtgggctcctgtctccacaggtcctgccaggaccctgctccagcgtgggctttccgtggggtcacagcctcctttgggcatccacctgctctggtgtggggtccttcATCGGCTGCAGATGTATAtgtgctccaccatggacctccatgggctgcagggggacagcctgcctcaccatggtcttcaccaggggctgcaggggaatctctgctctggcacctggagcacctcctccccctccttcttcactgaccttggtgtctgcagagctgttgctctcgcatattctcactcctctctctggctgcagttgctgttttgCAgcgtttttccccttcttaaacaggttatcccagaggcgctaccactgttgctgatgggcttggccttggccagtggcaggtctgtcttggagctggctggcattggctctgttggacatgggggaagcttctagcagcttctcacagaagccacccctgtagtccccccacctccctcccccgcTAACAAAACCTTGCTAAGCAAACCCAATACAGTGATATTATGGACATTGCTTTAAACTTACTATTAGTTTCTAGAATTGTTATTTCACTGGAGGGTAGCTTCTGCTGAATTCGAACATTTCTTCTAAAGATGAAttccttgtgttttttaaaacactgcagctCGGTATAATTTCAGACATTCAGTTCTGTGTGCTCTGTGTTTTATGTTACAGTATTTGATgattcatttctttcattttgctttcttcttatTGAGAATTTCTGATTTGCAGGCAGACTATTATGCCCAACAAATACAAGAACTGgaagagaaatttcagaaaaaagtcagagaaattGGCCAAATTCAATTAGAACTGAAATTAAGGAAGGAGTTCCACAGGGAGAAGGCAGCTATGGAGAAAGAGATGGAAGATGTAAGTTTGTCATAAATATGcatttgcaatatttattttaaaagcaacttttctGTCTGCATAGCAGCATAGCATTTGGGAGTGGAGGAGAACAGACATGGCCAACCTACTGAattgttttctttacagtttaCAGAGAGTGAGGAAAAGCACTGGGTTGATAAAATAAAGTTCTGTAGTGATAAAGTGATAAAGTTCTGTAGCCAGAATGCAATTCTGTAATGGTCCACTGCCAtagggttgttttggggtttttttacacaatGCCATGGAATCATACAAACATATATGTggatggactggagcatctggaTCAGACTTTAAAGATACATATGGAGGAGCTAGCAATTGACTATAAGCAGTATAAGTCTGACTGATTTCTCACTGGTCAGCTCAGTTAGCATGTGAATGCTAGTATTGTATCATCTTTTCAACCACATAAGCCATTTAGAATATAAAATTAGGGACTGTCTTTCACTAAGCGCTTATAGAGCACATGACCTAATCAGAGATACTTTGGAGCTATAATACAAACATGAAATAGTAGTATTGCCTGTAAAACATTTCAGCCTGGGATAAAAAAGTATCCCGGCTGACCGATGACATGAAAAAAGTGCCTCGAGCAATTCAAGTGCCTTGCTGACTCAGCTCTACTGGAATTTTTTTCAACTGCAAGAAGGGgcttagaaacaaaaccaaatgctttCCATAAAGACAAATGATTGGTCAACAGCATTTGGATTATTAATATATAGCTGCTTTTAAACTAAGCTATTAAATATGAGTTATTCAGGCATTTTTCAAAGAGCTCTTGAGACGCTGGACTTTGATCTTGATGACTGAATGAATAGGCAAAGTAAAGGAGATTTCTAAAACTGAGCATTAAACAGAGTGACAAGAGTGTGTGTGAATGACTGTCAGTGATGTGAAAATATGGGCACAGGTGAACTATGAAGGGGAGGCAAAGCAATAATACAAGTCAGAAGGTTAAGTTAATTTTATGGATTTTATACATCATTTATATAGTTTTCACAGTGCTTTACTGAGCACTTTACAATTTCCCATTTCAACACAAGTGTGATGAATGAGTTGGAGGCGGGGTGCAGCTTTCCAAGGAAAAACATGGGATATCAGGATCCCAGAGAGGCCGTATTCTCCACTTCCATTGGAAGCTTCAGTGCCCTTGGGGGTTCATTCTTTCTCCAGCAAGACATTGTGTGAGCTGAAGACTGTGGGAGTGATTTTAGAATTTACACTGTGTCAGAACTTAGCTTCAGTGCCACATGCCTCATGCAAAATTTAAACAggcttttctccctttcagaaaaGACTAGAAGATGttgagaaaaagcaaataatgatGACAGAGACCACCCAGCATGAGGCTGTTGTTTTGTAAGAAacacttgcttttcctgttttctactTTACAAAACCATCTTAGCACTGTATTCTAAAGAACAAGTTGCCCATGTTACTGCATGGGCTTCGAAGGGCAAAATCAGTGATGACCTAGGctgtttttatatttcaaatgtcAAGATGATGTCAGCAATTACATTTAAACTGTAAGACTCATGCTGGTTCCAGGGGAGAACTGGATGTAATATTATCACAATGGTACCACCgttttcttcattctcccagtccagATGTAGGACTAGAAGCAAAGCTATGAAAACTTGGTACAAACCTGTAAGAATTTTACAGCTTTGCTCTGAAGTTAGGCCACTGAAATAttggttttaatataaaaaaaatcaggaaaggtTGTGATTAAAGCTCTTggattttatttccctctgtCCAGGCAGCTGAACAGTACTGGGAGAGAGGTGTTTAAGGAGAATGCTCGTCTTCACGGCGCATTTGCTAACCAGCTGAAAGAGACAATGGaattgcagaaaataaaacagaagttagAAGAAGACAAAACTCTTCTGTTACAGGAGAAGGTTTCTGCtctggttttaattctgtttcattcCCCTCCAGGAAGGGGTACATATGGATACAGATGTAAATTTACTGAAACTAACGTCTCCCCGGTCAGATGCCTCTGCAGTTACTGAATTTGGAGTTGTCTGAAGAAGAGCTTTTATTCTACCTTAATtatggaggagaaagaaggaagggttTCCTATGCTAGCCCATAAGAATAGGTGTCTCTGTAATGTGTACTACATACCAAGCCTTCTTTATCTGACTTCTCTTGTAAACAAAAACCTGATCCCAGAGAATTATTCACTCTCCCCTGTGAAGTTGCCAGCATGTTTACTACATTGTCAGTGTTGGGGGAAAAGAAACCCTCCAGATTTGgtacaaatgaaataaatgcccaaataatttcttctcaTCTTTTAGGAAACCAATGAGGGTTTAATTCGAAAAAAGATCCTACAGATCCATCGCCAGAAAGCACAGATTGGAGATCTGCAGCGTAAAGTGGAAAAGCTGGAGACGGCGTTGTGTCGCATGACCAGAGAATCTGTGAGAGAGACTCAGAAAACACAGCATCAGGTGCTGATAGAAAACCAGGCAAGCATGGTGGAGGTCAAGAAGCTGCAGCAACTACTAGAAATGAAGGATCGGGAGATGAACCGAGTGAAGAAACTAGCCCGGAATATCTTAAATGAGAGGACTGAGGTGGAAAGGTTCTTCCTAGATGCTCTGGAACATGTGAAGCAGGAGATCATATCCAGTAGAAAGCATTATAAGAAAAAGGCCCAAACTGCCTACTACAGAAAAATGATGGAGGCATGTGCAGGGAAGGAAGAATTTCCCAAAATCAAAACCTTCAAAAGCAACATAAATAGCACAAATAGTGTGTACAGAGACCTAGAGGAAGCAGAGAAATGCTACTGGTATTGAAACATCAAAAACTAGTGTCTACCTTCCTAGCAAACCTGAAAAAACCCTTTGTGTGATAATATTGTCCGGACTTGGAATGCTTGTGGAGGCTTCTGTAGTGAGAATAACTGTATGAGCTATAATATCCTACCAATTAGTAATGACACTGTGGGCACCTAATTTCAACTAGGCTATCACTTTTTGGTCATTATTTCTATGGATTAAATTAAAGATAAGCTCAAAAGAGTTCTTTGCATATTCTGCCATGTGCTGTGGAATTTTATATAGAACTTCCAGTATAGATGTGCTTCTGCAGTTTCCTTTTAACAATTATTGTTGCTTCTctaatctttttggttttatagGCATTGCTCTTCTGGCattgctcttttgctttttgctctctCCAGTGGGCTAGCAACACTGAAGCCTAAAAATTACAATTAAGATGCTAACAGCTCTTTACTATGTTGCTGATCACTTTAACAGAAACGTCCAGTAGATGGCAAATCCAGTCTTTTTTCAACAGTTCTTCCCTATGTCAGAAGCCCCTGCTTTGCATTGTGCTTTTTTGGCTTTGTGCTTTGAGGCTGTTTTCCTCAAGCTTCATAATAATCTAAAAATGAAGCCATTACATGAAATAGGCACTGACATATCAAAACCAAGATCACATGCAGTACAGTACTGATTGACAGGATTACCTTTTATagtgaataaaacaaaatctcAGATTTATAAGTGTGAGTATCTCAGAATTTGTATTAGGATGCAGCTTAGTTTAAATTAGGGCTACACATGCCGCAGTGGCCAGGATTACAGGTCTCCAACGTCCTGCTAGGAATCTGTGCCTACAAACTGCAGCAGTGTCTAGGCACGTGGATTTTAAGCCATAGAGTTAAGGTCCCACATAGCTGAAGTTTGCATACATCCTTGGTGAGAGATCAAAATTATCCTACtcccaaataaaatgtttgcttagTATGCGTTGGCTATTGAATAACTTGGCGACACACAATCAGTCGGAATGCCTTGTTCAGTTCAGGTTATCTTATCTCAAAAATGATACAGCAGAAACACCGCATGAAAAATCAGAGGTGAAAGGAGTTACAGAGATCTAAGGAAGCTTCTCCTTGGAGCAAGAGAAGGGAGAGACTGGAACTGAGAATGGAAATTGGTTATATGTATTAACCCTTTTATGTATGAACAGGAGAAGCAAGGGAAGGACAATGTACTTGAAACTAATACATCTTAGTACTAACCCTCCCCCTCCCAGTATTTATAACCACTACACATATAACAGTAATAATTGATTTTGTTCTACTTAGTTTTAGATTTAGCCCTAGATTTAGAAGTTGAAAAGACGGCACTGTGtgctcagatttcttttttgaatttaCATGCTATGAATAGCTGAACAAGAGCAATGCAGAGCTAGAACTTAAACTTGCTTTACACGTACAGAATCCATGAAGGATATGCCTTTGAAATTTTCTTCTAATACATtgatcttttctgtgtttttcagggaaaaaatccAGTTTGAAAAAGTGGATATCAGTGAGTTGACGTGGGAACAAAAAGAACGTGTTCTGCGATTGCTTTTTGCCAAAATGAATGGCAGAAATCCATGGTAATACTCTGTTTCTTCAGCAGGTGAATGCTGAGCTTTCCCTGTAATGGGAGCTGGGCTGTTAACTCCAGGTCAGGGGATTCCAAGAAACTCTGAATCTAACATAAGAATCTAGCTAACTCTGCAGCTTGGTGTGAGATACCTTAACCTTTTGAAAAGGTGATTTAAGCTTGTGAAAAACTTGATATACTATATACTAATTTTGGACATGTACCAGACTATACTGTTAGATCTTTGTGTGTAGtatcaaaagaaaagcaagtggaaGTAAATTTTGGtaatgctggggaagacagagaATTAACTTTGCTCGGTGCAGTGGGATTAATTTTGTTCAGTCATTAATGAATCCCTGTCCATCTTTACCAAACAAGTAAATAGTGTATATTGTGACAGTAGCACTCCCCacatatatttccttttaataagaACACCATAAAGCAATCTGCCCAgtattaaaaagtacaaatatCCACAACTAGATTATTAAAAGTGTACTTACCCTATGGCTCATTGCTGTCTGCGTAAGAAACTTGGGAGCATGACTTTAGAGATACCTAAAATATGGCTTACACTGGAAATTCAAAGTTCAAACAGCATTAAGTATATTACAAGCTGTGAACTGGGGCATGAGTCTTATGAGGAACTGctcacaagtcttatgaggagcggctgagagaactggggttgttcagtctggagaaaaggaggctgaggggagaccttattgctctctacaactacctgaaaagaggttgtagagaggtgggggttggtctcttctccctggtagcaagtgataggacgagaggaaatggcctcaagttgcaccaggggaggtttagactggatattaggaaaaatttattcaccaaaagggttgtcaagcattggaacaggctgcccagggaaatggttgagtcaccatccccggaggtatttaaaagatgtgtagatgtggtgcttagggacatggtttagtggtggacttagcagtgctaggttaacggttggacttgatgatcttaaaagtcttttccaacctaaatgattctatgattctataagggCCCAAAGAGAAATCTAAAATGCTATGATTTTTAATGTAGTTTGGGAGACCTAATGCTTAGGGTGGAATATCAGCTGCTCTGTGTTAAAagagtttatttatttttttaagaattaaatttaaattttgttagcAAAAGTTACCTTAATGGGATTTTAGCAAATTTTGTTAAGGTTATTACAATGGAAGTAAGAAATGTATAACTAAATGATGCATCCATCAGCTTTTATGGTTCAAATTTATGCATAGATTTAACTCCTTTTATCAGTATTTGCCAACATACAACAGCACACATAAAGCTGTAGAGAATGAAAGCTTGAGGAATGGAATACAAACACTTCATTTTAAGTTGACTTATGATTAAgcccagttttttaaaaaaactttttttgtttctcctgatTCCCTTTTAATTGTAATGATTTTGCCACAAAATACAGAATTCCATAGTGAACTGAACTCATGTTTGATTCATAGTGCTGATTTTGGAGAGTGTACTGCAATAGCTCAGGTGCCCTGGCATTTCTTGCTTGCTGTTcgttttagaaaacaaatttggTGTGGGATTAGAAACCTGGCTAAGCATAAATCCCCATTAGATGAGGATTACTTTGCTCTTGTGTATTTCCTCACAGGAAATACACCAGAGTTTTGGCTACTCCAGCTCCTGACGATActaaagaagaaagcaaaatcgGGTAAGATACTAAATTATACCACACTATCTAACATCTCCTCAGTCCTGGTTATATATAAATGGATGCAATTGTCTCTCTGTCATCCCTCCCACTTCAGAATACTTTGGTTTGTCTGAAGAGCTCTATTAGTGTGTCTATACacaaataaatgtgtgtgtgacaagagaaaggaatttttaatttattttgaaatttctggTCATGTTGATCTTTCAGCAGCAGGTGTTTAGACGTAGCTCTCATGAAAAAAATTTGATCTCATGCCCCCTTAAAGCCTCCTCTTATTGAAACGCAGCTTTACTATTTTTGGAGGATTCTCTTGTGAAAGGCCATGGTCATACAAGGAGATGCATTTTCAGCTAGCACAGTGAGTTTTGATTAAAAGGCAAAATCTATTAAGCTGATGTTGCGTTCAGTATAGCATCACTTAGAGAGAATGGACCAGGATGAAGATTCATATGTCTGATTTTCAGATACAGACTCAGATACAACTATATAGCTAATTATAACATTCCAAGGCAAGCAGTATCAGCTTACCCTGGAGGAATAAGTAGGGAGGGGTTCTGGCATGCCATCATGTCAGACATGAGGCAGTCAAgcacacaaaacaaaatgtaataCTCGGACATCAAATGACCAGATAAGGTTCATAAGCAGGAGCCCTGGACGGATTTATATGGAAGGATGAGAGACACCTCCTTTGGAGAGGCAGACTGCCACTTCCAGAAACGGGAGTGGAAGTGAGTTGTAGCCTTTTTTTGcacaggcagggaaaaaaaacagaagtggaagtCACAGGGCCCAATTCTCAAAGGTGGTTAAactattttaacataatttttggACTTAAGAGTATCAAATAGCTTTGAGAATCTAGACTGCATTGCCTCCTAGgcaagaaacaatttttaataggAGACAAAGGGTTGactataaaattgtattttaatagaGTCTAAAGAAATTTATTATGAGATACTTTATACTTAGATTATACTTTTATATAATATAGAAGATATATTCTTTAGCTTATTTTTTTATAGTGaatgttgaaataaaaaggagaataaacAGGTGGGTGGAAAGCAGTAACAGCAGTGAGATGAGGCAGATACAGCGTGATCAGTCAGCATCTGCATCTTGATCTAAAAAGGTATTTCATTAACTAAAAAAGGCAGATACAAGATTTGTATTTCTAGTACAATTATTTAAAaccatctgtttaaaaaatgctgttggaAATGCAGATATCAGAAAAGCTGTTTGCACACAAATTAAAAGATTATACAAGTGTCTAGAACAGGTCTGGAGAAAGTGGAAGGATACTCCTGCAGTTCTTCAGGGAGCAGGTAAGCTTGATAATAAAGACTGCTTTTGTTACAGGAGAAGCTGGATTTTAGAATTTCTAAAGGAAAGATCTAATGTTTTTTAACAGGACAACAGAAAAGCCAGAATAGCAATACtgattaggaagaaaattaaggcGTTTTGAAAGTGAATGACTGTAGACAGTATTAGAGGCTGTTAATTAGTATTCCTTTCCCAGGTGCATGAATGAATGCCAATGCCTTAACAGTGATTTACCTAGAATATTTTAcctttgcagcacagaaaatactTCTCCCAACCTAATATTCATTACACAGCAGGCCGAATTGTTAGATTCATCATCTTCTGCAGTAATCCTTCCGCATATTCAGACAGAGTAAGGCAGCTGTACACTTTGCATG
This genomic interval carries:
- the BBOF1 gene encoding basal body-orientation factor 1 isoform X2, with product MAGGRRSLCRSGSSRRLAAAGQAARVSEEKRDGAAAALWEAQLVGGSRVEYREATRRLAGSNAELLRRQQAAERKAAAVTTFLAKQGQEKAEEIEKLKQELIDLKQQAQEEKQQLADYYAQQIQELEEKFQKKVREIGQIQLELKLRKEFHREKAAMEKEMEDKRLEDVEKKQIMMTETTQHEAVVLQLNSTGREVFKENARLHGAFANQLKETMELQKIKQKLEEDKTLLLQEKETNEGLIRKKILQIHRQKAQIGDLQRKVEKLETALCRMTRESVRETQKTQHQVLIENQASMVEVKKLQQLLEMKDREMNRVKKLARNILNERTEVERFFLDALEHVKQEIISSRKHYKKKAQTAYYRKMMEACAGKEEFPKIKTFKSNINSTNSVYRDLEEAEKCYWEKIQFEKVDITGEC
- the BBOF1 gene encoding basal body-orientation factor 1 isoform X3, translating into MIEKLKQELIDLKQQAQEEKQQLADYYAQQIQELEEKFQKKVREIGQIQLELKLRKEFHREKAAMEKEMEDKRLEDVEKKQIMMTETTQHEAVVLQLNSTGREVFKENARLHGAFANQLKETMELQKIKQKLEEDKTLLLQEKETNEGLIRKKILQIHRQKAQIGDLQRKVEKLETALCRMTRESVRETQKTQHQVLIENQASMVEVKKLQQLLEMKDREMNRVKKLARNILNERTEVERFFLDALEHVKQEIISSRKHYKKKAQTAYYRKMMEACAGKEEFPKIKTFKSNINSTNSVYRDLEEAEKCYWEKIQFEKVDISELTWEQKERVLRLLFAKMNGRNPWKYTRVLATPAPDDTKEESKIGTENTSPNLIFITQQAELLDSSSSAVILPHIQTE
- the BBOF1 gene encoding basal body-orientation factor 1 isoform X1, encoding MAGGRRSLCRSGSSRRLAAAGQAARVSEEKRDGAAAALWEAQLVGGSRVEYREATRRLAGSNAELLRRQQAAERKAAAVTTFLAKQGQEKAEEIEKLKQELIDLKQQAQEEKQQLADYYAQQIQELEEKFQKKVREIGQIQLELKLRKEFHREKAAMEKEMEDKRLEDVEKKQIMMTETTQHEAVVLQLNSTGREVFKENARLHGAFANQLKETMELQKIKQKLEEDKTLLLQEKETNEGLIRKKILQIHRQKAQIGDLQRKVEKLETALCRMTRESVRETQKTQHQVLIENQASMVEVKKLQQLLEMKDREMNRVKKLARNILNERTEVERFFLDALEHVKQEIISSRKHYKKKAQTAYYRKMMEACAGKEEFPKIKTFKSNINSTNSVYRDLEEAEKCYWEKIQFEKVDISELTWEQKERVLRLLFAKMNGRNPWKYTRVLATPAPDDTKEESKIGTENTSPNLIFITQQAELLDSSSSAVILPHIQTE